One region of Jatrophihabitans cynanchi genomic DNA includes:
- a CDS encoding ABC transporter ATP-binding protein — protein MSITTLQLGAFCHNISKVYRVDRERVQALERVEKEFPRGSLTVIAGPSGSGKSSLLRILACVDRPDTGSLEIAGQSVANSGARERRRLRRYSIAYIFADPIENLVEYLTAADQLRLNARLRGQRVSDADVAEMLGRLGLGHRLDHTPHRLSGGEQQRTAIACAMVARPPFVVADEPTAELDSVAVEQVLDGFGVLCDTGAAIAIASHDPRVIARADHLLRLDHGRIVESW, from the coding sequence ATGTCGATCACGACACTTCAGCTGGGCGCCTTCTGCCACAACATCAGCAAGGTGTACCGGGTCGATCGCGAGCGTGTGCAGGCGCTCGAGCGCGTCGAGAAGGAGTTCCCGCGCGGCAGCCTGACCGTGATCGCCGGACCGTCCGGATCGGGCAAGTCGTCCCTGCTTCGGATCCTGGCCTGCGTCGACCGTCCGGACACCGGCTCTCTGGAGATCGCCGGGCAGTCGGTCGCGAACTCCGGCGCCCGTGAGCGCCGCCGGCTGCGCCGCTACTCGATCGCCTACATCTTCGCCGACCCGATCGAGAACCTCGTCGAATACCTCACCGCCGCGGACCAGTTGCGGCTGAACGCGCGGCTGCGCGGGCAGCGGGTGAGCGATGCCGACGTCGCCGAGATGCTCGGCCGGCTCGGCCTGGGCCACCGCCTGGACCACACCCCGCACCGGCTCTCCGGCGGCGAGCAGCAGCGCACGGCGATCGCGTGTGCCATGGTCGCGCGGCCGCCGTTCGTCGTGGCGGACGAGCCGACCGCAGAACTGGATTCGGTCGCGGTCGAGCAGGTGCTGGACGGCTTCGGGGTGCTCTGCGACACCGGTGCCGCGATCGCGATCGCGTCGCACGACCCGCGGGTGATCGCCCGCGCCGATCACCTGCTCCGGCTGGACCACGGGAGGATCGTCGAGTCATGGTGA
- a CDS encoding L,D-transpeptidase, whose protein sequence is MGVAGPFGTSTIKARVVRRPRRAGLLAAAGLLAALTALSSCTTGGATAAENSSAAQHTTAPGTSAPADPGTAGSSSSRQDGAPLAVITTASLGKAVNPVTPVTVTATGGTLTAVTLRNAEGKRVSGVIAPDGSSWKNTEVLGYSKSYSLSATAVNASGTKTVKRASFTTLTPGNMTMPYLNTIYGSSLENGATYGVGMIAVVNFDEPIPNRAAAERALQVTTTPHVDGAWTWLDDHTAHWRPEKYYPPGTTVTVNAKVYGVEVGPGLYGQADQKVSFKIGAKQIAIANAKTHKVHVYFSNKLVRTMDTSMGQGGWVDGKNGKISLWTMPGTYTVIGHENPATMSSDSYGLPANSPYGYAPEKVPFATKISTDGIYLHELDSTVGYQGHQNVSHGCLNLNYSNAKWYYNTSRVGDLVKVVNSGGPAIKLWQGGDWSVPWSSWLKGSALH, encoded by the coding sequence GTGGGAGTGGCCGGGCCGTTCGGGACCTCGACGATCAAGGCGCGCGTGGTGCGGCGTCCGCGCCGGGCCGGCCTGCTGGCCGCTGCCGGACTGCTCGCCGCGCTGACCGCGCTCTCCTCGTGCACCACCGGCGGTGCCACCGCCGCCGAGAACTCCAGCGCCGCGCAGCACACCACGGCGCCGGGCACGAGTGCCCCGGCCGATCCCGGCACCGCCGGCTCGTCCAGCTCGCGGCAGGACGGTGCGCCGCTGGCCGTCATCACCACCGCGTCCCTGGGCAAGGCAGTCAACCCGGTCACGCCGGTCACCGTCACCGCCACCGGCGGCACCCTCACCGCGGTCACCCTGCGCAACGCCGAAGGCAAGCGGGTGAGCGGCGTGATCGCCCCCGACGGCAGCAGCTGGAAGAACACCGAGGTCCTCGGCTACAGCAAGAGCTACTCGCTGTCGGCCACCGCGGTGAACGCCAGCGGCACCAAGACGGTCAAGCGGGCCTCGTTCACCACCCTCACTCCGGGCAACATGACGATGCCCTACCTGAACACCATCTACGGCTCCAGCCTCGAGAACGGGGCGACGTACGGCGTGGGCATGATCGCTGTCGTCAACTTCGACGAGCCGATCCCGAACCGCGCCGCGGCCGAGCGGGCGCTGCAGGTCACCACCACCCCGCACGTCGACGGCGCGTGGACGTGGCTGGACGACCACACCGCGCACTGGCGGCCGGAGAAGTACTACCCGCCCGGCACCACGGTCACCGTCAACGCGAAGGTCTACGGCGTCGAGGTCGGGCCCGGGCTGTACGGGCAGGCCGACCAGAAGGTGTCGTTCAAGATCGGCGCCAAGCAGATCGCGATCGCCAACGCCAAGACGCACAAGGTGCACGTGTACTTCAGCAACAAGCTGGTGCGCACGATGGACACGTCGATGGGCCAGGGCGGCTGGGTCGACGGCAAGAACGGCAAGATCTCGCTCTGGACGATGCCGGGCACGTACACCGTGATCGGCCACGAGAACCCGGCCACCATGTCGTCGGACAGCTACGGGCTGCCGGCGAACTCACCGTACGGCTACGCGCCGGAGAAGGTGCCGTTCGCGACCAAGATCAGCACCGACGGGATCTACCTGCACGAACTGGACAGCACGGTGGGGTATCAGGGGCACCAGAACGTCTCGCACGGCTGCCTGAACCTCAACTACAGCAACGCGAAGTGGTACTACAACACCTCCCGCGTCGGCGACCTGGTCAAGGTGGTGAACTCCGGCGGGCCGGCCATCAAGCTGTGGCAGGGCGGCGACTGGAGCGTGCCGTGGAGCAGCTGGCTCAAGGGCAGCGCGCTGCACTGA
- the glnA gene encoding type I glutamate--ammonia ligase yields MDRQQEFVLRALEERQIRFVRLWFTDVLGTLKSVAVAPAELDGAFEEGIGFDGSAIEGFARASESDMIARPDPATFQILPEPDGSPADSARMFCDIQMPDGSPSWADPRYVLRRQLSKAAELGFTFYTHPEIEFFLLKNRPSDGSEPLPIDNGGYFDMTAHDTAHDFRRAAVSALEGLGISVEFSHHEVAPGQQEIDLRYADALSMADNIMTFRHVIKEVAIAHGAHATFMPKPFRLQPGSGMHTHLSLFEGDRNAFHDASDELYLSKTARSFIAGLLTHAREITAVTNQWVNSYKRLWGFGGPGQLVEAPTYVCWGHANRSALVRVPMYKPGKANSTRVELRSLDSACNPYLAFALLLAAGMKGIEAGYELPPGAEDDVWALSDTERRALGYDELPHNLADALRAMDSSELVAEALGEHVFDFFLRNKREEWTEYRAEVSPFELRRYLPTL; encoded by the coding sequence GTGGACCGTCAACAGGAGTTCGTGCTGCGCGCCCTCGAGGAGCGCCAGATCCGGTTCGTCCGGCTCTGGTTCACCGACGTGCTCGGAACGCTGAAGTCGGTGGCCGTGGCACCGGCCGAGCTGGACGGCGCGTTCGAGGAGGGCATCGGCTTCGACGGCTCGGCGATCGAGGGCTTCGCCCGCGCCAGCGAGAGCGACATGATCGCCCGTCCCGACCCGGCCACGTTCCAGATCCTGCCCGAACCGGACGGTTCGCCGGCCGACTCGGCGCGGATGTTCTGCGACATCCAGATGCCCGACGGCTCGCCGTCGTGGGCCGACCCGCGGTACGTGCTGCGGCGCCAACTGTCCAAGGCGGCCGAACTGGGCTTCACCTTCTACACGCACCCGGAGATCGAGTTCTTCCTGCTGAAGAACCGGCCCAGCGACGGCTCGGAGCCGCTGCCGATCGACAACGGCGGCTACTTCGACATGACCGCGCACGACACCGCCCACGACTTCCGCCGCGCAGCAGTCAGCGCGCTGGAGGGGTTGGGGATCTCGGTGGAGTTCAGCCACCACGAGGTCGCCCCCGGCCAGCAGGAGATCGACCTGCGCTACGCCGACGCGCTGTCGATGGCGGACAACATCATGACCTTCCGGCATGTGATCAAGGAGGTGGCGATCGCGCACGGTGCGCACGCCACCTTCATGCCCAAGCCGTTCCGGCTTCAGCCCGGCAGCGGTATGCACACCCACCTGTCGCTGTTCGAGGGCGACCGCAACGCCTTCCACGACGCCTCCGACGAGCTGTACCTGTCCAAGACCGCCAGGTCGTTCATCGCCGGCCTGCTCACCCATGCCCGCGAGATCACCGCCGTCACCAACCAGTGGGTCAACTCGTACAAGCGGCTCTGGGGCTTCGGCGGCCCGGGGCAGCTGGTCGAAGCGCCGACCTACGTGTGCTGGGGCCACGCCAACCGCTCGGCGCTGGTGCGAGTGCCCATGTACAAGCCGGGCAAGGCGAACTCGACCCGGGTCGAGCTGCGTTCGCTCGACTCGGCCTGCAACCCGTACCTCGCCTTCGCGCTGCTGCTCGCGGCGGGGATGAAGGGCATCGAGGCGGGTTACGAGCTACCGCCCGGGGCCGAGGACGACGTGTGGGCGCTGTCGGACACCGAACGCCGCGCGCTCGGCTACGACGAGTTGCCGCACAACCTCGCCGACGCGCTGCGGGCGATGGACTCCTCCGAGCTGGTCGCCGAGGCGCTGGGCGAGCACGTCTTCGACTTCTTCCTGCGCAACAAGCGCGAGGAGTGGACCGAGTACCGCGCCGAGGTCAGCCCGTTCGAGCTGCGCCGCTACCTGCCGACCCTCTGA
- a CDS encoding FtsX-like permease family protein, translating to MMSTHERPQARGGVLSTSPWTRAPLLLLRRPSVFLAIVGAAVVLAIAAASGVLFLSTLGTASLQAQAAADCPESSLPSATASIPGSQLAGVRAGGTARFRSQGLPTPYTAEVGSSRIQDSSVHLLNRKGALEHVRTLTPVAGAGAGAWFPDVFANKIGARPGELVPTVSGAKIRVAGIYQDLAPSPFKLANLPRFFCTWKAQIVPTAASDQAIAATPINYRQAPMLLADEATVASASDGPVLLSWYAPLSTTVTPLSGYDKAQAEAQQAAGLIGAQYGAVVDAGSKLPIKTEIAHHARNGVSGSVLPIDIAGIVVALMLIGGAGVFWATHRSREVRLLVAHGVGPVALGFKAVLETLLPALIGTTGGYFAALGLVRAVGPAAVFEPGTPLLGFLVAVGVLVGGLALIGVIGGLSGRERAIGSARSWPRFVPWELGLLAVAAWMGILIRSGSGVTVDHTIVRVSPLAFVFPILGSTAVLLLAGRLIAWLLPKIGRIAHRRGVAGYFALRRLAGSRAVVVGLIVGTALPCCLLTYGSTVTNGVSHEVDAKYRTNLGAEHVLSVYGVHDSNPATGGRGTLVAVFQAEPRLPGNHEAYVLGIDPKTFADFAFLDSGQRAAVAKLHGVPAGADVPAILVNAPAGTDASNVSIRRTTIPLDVVARSAVFPGLRNGSRPMIVVPTSALVSVDPDADRLNQWWTSDKELGSAYALMQQEGFSVLTELTSDVVIGTTGLLPVTWIFGYLRALAVLIGVVAIAGLIFALAARTRRRTVSYVLSRRMGMSKLTHVRSLVLELVLVVGFGWLAGSGVGAAAFGVIYRALDVYPALPPPMSFVLPAATLALTALVTAAVVLAASLATHALAERAKPAEILRLE from the coding sequence ATGATGAGCACGCACGAGCGTCCGCAGGCGCGTGGCGGCGTCCTGAGCACCAGCCCGTGGACGCGTGCGCCGCTGCTGCTGCTGAGGCGACCGAGCGTGTTCCTCGCGATCGTCGGCGCCGCTGTGGTGCTCGCGATCGCCGCGGCATCCGGCGTGCTGTTCCTGTCCACCCTCGGCACTGCCAGCCTGCAGGCACAGGCCGCGGCCGACTGCCCGGAGTCCAGCCTGCCGTCCGCGACCGCGAGCATCCCGGGCAGCCAACTTGCCGGGGTCCGGGCGGGCGGTACCGCCCGGTTCCGGTCCCAGGGCCTGCCCACGCCCTACACCGCCGAGGTGGGCTCGTCGCGGATCCAGGACAGCTCGGTCCACCTGCTGAACCGCAAGGGCGCGCTCGAGCACGTCAGGACCTTGACGCCCGTCGCGGGTGCGGGCGCCGGAGCCTGGTTCCCCGACGTGTTCGCCAACAAGATCGGCGCGCGGCCCGGAGAGCTGGTGCCGACCGTCAGCGGAGCGAAGATCCGGGTCGCCGGCATCTACCAGGACCTCGCACCCAGCCCGTTCAAGCTCGCCAACCTGCCGCGCTTCTTCTGCACCTGGAAGGCGCAGATCGTGCCGACAGCCGCGTCGGACCAGGCGATCGCGGCGACACCGATCAACTACCGGCAGGCGCCGATGCTGCTGGCCGACGAAGCGACCGTGGCGTCGGCGAGCGACGGCCCGGTGCTGCTGTCGTGGTACGCGCCCCTGTCCACGACCGTGACTCCGCTCAGCGGCTATGACAAGGCGCAAGCCGAGGCACAGCAGGCCGCCGGCCTCATCGGGGCGCAGTACGGGGCCGTTGTCGACGCCGGCAGCAAGTTGCCGATCAAGACCGAGATCGCGCACCACGCGCGCAACGGCGTCAGCGGCTCGGTGCTGCCCATCGACATCGCCGGCATCGTGGTCGCGCTGATGCTGATCGGCGGCGCGGGCGTGTTCTGGGCGACGCACCGCTCCCGCGAGGTGCGGCTGCTGGTGGCGCACGGGGTCGGCCCAGTGGCGCTCGGTTTCAAGGCGGTGCTCGAGACGCTGCTGCCCGCCCTGATCGGCACCACCGGCGGCTACTTCGCGGCACTGGGACTGGTTCGTGCCGTGGGCCCCGCGGCCGTGTTCGAGCCAGGCACCCCGCTGCTCGGATTCCTCGTCGCGGTCGGGGTGCTGGTCGGCGGGCTGGCCCTGATCGGCGTCATCGGCGGCCTGTCCGGCCGCGAGAGGGCGATCGGTTCGGCGCGCAGTTGGCCGCGGTTCGTGCCATGGGAACTGGGCCTGCTCGCGGTCGCCGCCTGGATGGGCATCCTGATCCGCTCGGGTTCGGGCGTCACCGTCGACCACACGATCGTGCGGGTCAGCCCCCTCGCGTTCGTGTTCCCGATCCTGGGCTCCACCGCGGTGCTGCTGTTGGCGGGCCGGCTCATCGCCTGGCTCTTGCCCAAGATCGGCCGCATCGCCCACCGCCGCGGCGTCGCCGGCTACTTCGCGCTGCGCCGGCTGGCCGGCTCGCGCGCCGTCGTGGTCGGCCTGATCGTCGGCACCGCGCTCCCGTGTTGCCTGCTCACCTACGGCAGCACGGTCACCAACGGGGTCAGCCACGAGGTCGACGCCAAGTACCGCACCAACCTCGGGGCCGAGCACGTGCTGTCCGTCTACGGCGTCCACGACAGCAACCCCGCCACCGGCGGACGCGGCACGCTGGTGGCCGTGTTCCAGGCCGAGCCACGCCTGCCCGGAAATCACGAGGCGTATGTGCTGGGCATCGACCCCAAGACGTTCGCCGACTTCGCGTTCCTCGACTCCGGCCAGCGCGCGGCAGTGGCCAAGCTGCACGGGGTGCCGGCCGGCGCCGACGTGCCCGCGATCCTGGTGAACGCCCCGGCCGGCACGGACGCGAGCAATGTGTCGATCCGCCGCACCACGATCCCGCTCGACGTCGTGGCGCGCTCGGCGGTGTTCCCGGGGCTGCGCAACGGCTCGCGGCCGATGATCGTCGTCCCGACCAGCGCCCTGGTGTCCGTCGACCCGGACGCCGACCGGCTCAACCAGTGGTGGACGTCGGACAAGGAGTTGGGCTCGGCGTACGCGCTGATGCAGCAGGAGGGCTTCAGCGTGCTGACCGAGCTCACCTCGGACGTGGTCATCGGGACCACCGGGCTGCTTCCGGTGACCTGGATCTTCGGTTACCTGCGTGCGCTCGCGGTGCTGATCGGGGTTGTCGCGATCGCCGGACTCATCTTCGCCCTCGCCGCCCGAACCCGCCGGCGCACCGTCTCGTACGTGCTGAGTCGCCGGATGGGCATGTCGAAGCTGACCCATGTGCGCTCGCTCGTGCTCGAGCTGGTGCTGGTGGTCGGCTTCGGCTGGCTGGCCGGTTCGGGCGTGGGCGCCGCCGCGTTCGGGGTGATCTATCGGGCTCTGGACGTGTACCCGGCGCTTCCCCCGCCGATGTCGTTCGTGCTGCCCGCCGCCACCCTCGCTCTGACGGCGCTGGTCACCGCCGCGGTGGTGCTGGCCGCGTCGTTGGCGACGCACGCGCTGGCCGAGCGCGCCAAGCCCGCCGAGATCCTCCGCCTGGAATAA
- a CDS encoding ABC transporter ATP-binding protein, whose translation MVSAEPSPVVRASALHKSFRRDAETVHALRGVDVEVTPGEILGISGASGSGKSTLLAVLCGWETPEAGDLMHVGGAAIDLPWSELALVPQTLGLLEDLTIKENVLLPARLIKRTEEYTERGAELMTRLGIDHLAQRFPDQVSLGERQRTSIARALLLRPRLLLVDEPTAHQDHGWAEVVLASFRGYADDGGACIMVSHHRHALDHADRLLAMTDGVLGVPA comes from the coding sequence ATGGTGAGTGCCGAGCCGAGTCCGGTCGTGCGCGCGAGCGCGCTGCACAAGTCGTTCCGGCGCGACGCCGAGACGGTGCACGCGCTGCGTGGCGTGGACGTCGAGGTCACGCCCGGCGAGATCCTCGGCATCTCCGGCGCGTCCGGGTCCGGCAAGTCCACACTGCTCGCGGTGCTCTGCGGCTGGGAAACCCCCGAAGCGGGCGACCTCATGCACGTGGGCGGCGCGGCCATTGACCTGCCGTGGTCCGAACTCGCGCTGGTTCCGCAGACGCTCGGGCTGCTCGAGGACCTCACCATCAAGGAGAACGTGCTGTTGCCGGCGCGACTGATCAAGCGCACCGAGGAGTACACCGAGCGCGGCGCGGAGCTGATGACGCGCCTTGGAATCGACCACCTGGCCCAACGGTTCCCGGACCAGGTGTCGTTGGGAGAACGCCAGCGCACGTCGATCGCCCGGGCACTGCTGCTACGGCCGCGACTGCTGCTGGTCGACGAGCCCACCGCTCATCAAGACCACGGTTGGGCCGAGGTCGTGCTCGCCTCGTTCCGCGGATACGCCGATGACGGCGGCGCCTGCATCATGGTCAGCCACCACCGGCACGCGCTCGATCACGCGGACCGGCTGCTGGCGATGACCGACGGCGTGCTCGGCGTCCCGGCATGA